Proteins encoded by one window of Microcoleus sp. FACHB-68:
- a CDS encoding isoaspartyl peptidase/L-asparaginase family protein has product MTLSIIVHGGAKTITDEKIQANHAGCLAAVEAGWAVLRSGGSAGEAVEVAIRVLETDQTFNAGFGATLNSEGEVELDAAMMEGAKLGWGAVAAVQGVRHPISVAHKIMDEKPMLLVARSGERFAAEHGLELCPKEDLISEEQRKEWEEEQEVLDRPNTVGCVAIDATGTVVAGTSTGGTTGQPQGRVGDTALVGCGLYADNHLGACSTTGDGESIIPVVLAKTAIDLMAGDTHPEEASRKAIETLVSKVEGEAGCILVDRQGRIGWAYNSDHMAVAYMTQDMDKPAAFISKEEENSSKAQGVPSGTKELMTVHSPSE; this is encoded by the coding sequence ATGACACTCAGTATTATTGTTCATGGTGGAGCAAAAACCATCACAGACGAAAAGATTCAAGCAAACCACGCCGGCTGCTTAGCCGCAGTTGAGGCCGGCTGGGCAGTGCTTCGCAGTGGAGGCAGTGCCGGAGAAGCCGTTGAGGTTGCGATCCGTGTTCTCGAAACTGACCAGACATTTAACGCCGGCTTTGGCGCAACCCTCAACAGTGAGGGAGAAGTTGAGCTAGACGCGGCGATGATGGAAGGTGCCAAGTTAGGTTGGGGGGCAGTGGCAGCCGTTCAAGGGGTGCGCCATCCGATCTCAGTTGCACACAAGATTATGGATGAAAAACCCATGCTGTTAGTCGCGCGCAGTGGCGAACGCTTTGCCGCCGAACATGGGCTTGAGCTGTGTCCAAAAGAAGATTTGATTAGTGAGGAGCAGCGAAAGGAGTGGGAAGAGGAGCAGGAAGTTCTTGATCGCCCCAACACCGTTGGCTGTGTGGCGATAGATGCCACCGGCACTGTCGTTGCCGGCACCTCAACTGGGGGCACCACAGGTCAACCGCAGGGTCGTGTTGGCGATACCGCCTTGGTTGGCTGTGGCTTGTACGCTGATAACCACCTGGGCGCTTGCTCAACCACAGGCGATGGCGAGTCAATTATCCCAGTGGTTCTTGCCAAAACGGCGATTGATTTGATGGCGGGAGACACCCATCCAGAAGAGGCATCGCGCAAGGCAATTGAGACTTTGGTCTCTAAGGTTGAAGGAGAGGCCGGCTGCATCCTCGTAGATCGGCAGGGACGCATTGGCTGGGCGTACAACTCAGATCACATGGCAGTTGCTTATATGACGCAAGACATGGACAAACCGGCTGCGTTTATTAGCAAAGAAGAAGAAAATAGCTCAAAAGCACAAGGTGTTCCGTCAGGTACAAAAGAGCTGATGACGGTTCACTCCCCCTCGGAATAA
- a CDS encoding hemerythrin domain-containing protein — protein sequence MVETLDDTKRLAIATKLSEMKALQNLLISNNRQFIQDCTDDEIRQRLQNMVEDDEKNLGVLDTVIVQYGVKAEAKETTQKMIEEVQKLMKGSELTLFEKVSQQELLKHRQTMAGLLIHKAAQIIGADVEAAITPLNTVNFENRAHQEQLKGILEILGVRELTGLEPHQGIWARVQDAVAAFTGVAGSVVSRTDDEMSIRDLLLMDHTKADTLFAEILGSDDPEKIQEYFGQLYKDIKVHGTAEEQVVYPAIRSDYEHTQEIYKQTDEVMEMLDEITPLDPASSEFKAAIERLRTAVRNHINQEESDIFPRLRNNFSDEQQKQMATEFKTAKSRLQDEMAAATH from the coding sequence ATGGTAGAAACTCTTGATGACACCAAGCGTCTTGCAATTGCCACAAAATTGTCAGAGATGAAAGCATTGCAAAATCTGCTGATTAGCAATAACCGGCAATTCATTCAAGATTGCACAGATGATGAAATTCGCCAGCGCTTGCAAAATATGGTCGAGGACGATGAAAAAAATTTAGGCGTTCTTGATACTGTGATTGTTCAGTATGGTGTCAAGGCAGAAGCGAAAGAAACAACCCAAAAGATGATTGAGGAAGTTCAGAAACTTATGAAAGGTTCTGAGCTAACTTTGTTCGAGAAAGTATCTCAGCAGGAATTACTCAAACACCGGCAGACAATGGCGGGATTGTTAATTCACAAAGCTGCTCAAATTATTGGTGCTGATGTTGAAGCTGCGATCACTCCTTTAAATACTGTTAACTTCGAGAACCGCGCCCATCAAGAGCAACTCAAAGGAATTCTAGAGATTTTGGGTGTTCGTGAATTGACAGGACTTGAGCCACATCAGGGAATTTGGGCGCGGGTTCAAGATGCTGTTGCAGCATTTACTGGAGTTGCCGGCAGCGTTGTTTCTCGCACCGATGATGAGATGAGCATTCGTGACCTTCTCCTCATGGATCATACTAAGGCTGATACTCTGTTTGCAGAAATTTTAGGTTCTGACGATCCTGAAAAAATTCAAGAGTATTTTGGGCAACTTTATAAAGATATCAAAGTTCACGGGACAGCGGAAGAACAAGTTGTCTATCCGGCAATTCGTTCTGATTACGAACACACGCAGGAGATTTACAAACAGACGGATGAAGTGATGGAGATGTTAGACGAAATTACACCTCTTGATCCGGCTTCATCTGAGTTTAAAGCAGCGATTGAACGGTTAAGAACTGCGGTGCGAAATCATATCAATCAAGAAGAGAGCGATATATTCCCCAGACTCCGCAACAACTTCAGCGATGAACAGCAGAAGCAAATGGCGACTGAGTTTAAAACCGCTAAAAGCCGGCTGCAAGATGAAATGGCTGCTGCGACTCATTAA
- a CDS encoding SirB1 family protein: MDFPLARQFFYKEIYQPDPQIDLAKASLYIAQEEYPELDPAEYLDALDTMASEVEDRLPAERYPMRIIQTINQYLYDDLGFTGNGENYYDPRNSFFNDVIDRRTGIPLTLSLVYLELARRLDFPMVGVGMPGHFLIRPDFEGAGIYVDPFNRGEVLFPEDCQQRLAQIYGQPVQLLPAFLEPVGRRRFLGRMLSNLKLIYLNQGDVLKSLAAVERILLLFPGAPIELRDRGILYYQLGQWPKAVQDLQIYLTQVPGAEDASVIRKLLERMQDNS; this comes from the coding sequence ATGGACTTTCCCCTAGCGCGGCAATTTTTCTATAAAGAAATTTATCAGCCAGATCCACAGATTGATTTGGCTAAAGCTTCCCTGTATATAGCTCAGGAAGAATATCCAGAACTTGATCCCGCAGAATATCTTGATGCGCTCGACACGATGGCATCTGAGGTGGAAGACCGGCTGCCGGCTGAACGGTATCCCATGCGGATTATCCAAACCATCAATCAATATCTGTACGATGACTTGGGATTCACCGGCAATGGTGAGAATTATTACGATCCGCGCAATAGCTTTTTCAATGATGTCATTGACCGGCGCACCGGCATCCCCCTCACCCTCTCGCTGGTTTACCTGGAACTGGCGCGGCGTCTTGACTTTCCGATGGTCGGCGTAGGGATGCCCGGACACTTCCTAATCCGCCCAGACTTTGAAGGTGCCGGCATTTACGTGGACCCCTTCAATCGAGGTGAGGTGCTGTTTCCAGAAGATTGCCAGCAACGACTCGCCCAAATTTACGGCCAGCCGGTGCAGCTACTGCCGGCATTTCTAGAACCTGTGGGCCGGCGGCGTTTCTTAGGGCGAATGCTTTCCAACCTGAAATTAATTTACCTCAACCAAGGAGATGTCTTAAAATCTCTGGCTGCGGTTGAGCGAATTTTGTTGCTGTTTCCGGGTGCGCCCATCGAATTGCGAGATCGGGGCATCCTCTATTATCAACTCGGTCAGTGGCCAAAAGCGGTTCAGGATCTGCAGATATATCTGACCCAAGTTCCGGGTGCGGAAGATGCCAGTGTGATTCGCAAGTTACTAGAGCGAATGCAGGATAACAGTTAA
- a CDS encoding NUDIX hydrolase, giving the protein MAQKHGPWTIQETSQKYENSFINVREDQVLQPDGKPGMYTTVKMKAGVAILPIDSEGTVYLTRQFRYALGKESIEVVCGALEENEPALDAAKREVQEELGITADEWIELGFFDLDTSIVHCPVYLFLAKQLTFQEAHQEGTETIEKLQIPLNAALQKVMDNAITHGPSCVLILKAGNTLSSGD; this is encoded by the coding sequence ATGGCACAAAAACACGGCCCTTGGACAATACAAGAAACTTCTCAGAAATACGAAAATTCCTTTATCAATGTTCGTGAAGATCAAGTTCTTCAACCTGACGGGAAACCGGGTATGTACACGACCGTCAAAATGAAAGCCGGTGTTGCTATTTTGCCAATCGATAGCGAGGGCACTGTATATCTTACCCGGCAATTTCGCTATGCGCTTGGGAAAGAGAGTATTGAAGTGGTATGCGGTGCACTTGAGGAAAATGAACCGGCACTGGATGCGGCAAAGCGAGAAGTTCAAGAAGAGTTGGGAATTACGGCAGATGAATGGATAGAGTTGGGGTTCTTTGATTTAGACACCTCGATTGTGCATTGTCCCGTTTATCTATTTTTGGCAAAGCAGTTAACGTTCCAAGAAGCGCATCAAGAGGGAACGGAAACCATAGAGAAACTTCAAATTCCTTTGAATGCAGCCCTGCAAAAGGTGATGGATAACGCGATTACACACGGGCCTAGTTGTGTGCTGATTCTCAAAGCCGGCAATACGCTGTCGTCTGGCGATTAA
- a CDS encoding mechanosensitive ion channel: MPSAEFLAQARPATNQAGEILPGVNVNTLGPSLINLGIAVAILVIGWLIATIAAAVTGGLLKRTNIDNRLAGWVTGRPDGPDGPQVEKWISTAVFWVIMIFVLVAFFNQLDLPAVSEPLNTFLTQVTGFLPKLVGALILLAIAWVVATISKMVITRGLRAFGLDERLNRQVGSTPGSNQLMLSDTLGNALYWFIFLLFLSPILDTLGLQQALAPVQNLLNQILSALPRIIEAIIIAAAGWLLAQVVRRIVTNLLAATGTDRLGARFGVSQTTGGQSLSWIIGTIVYVLILIPTAIAALNALGIEAISRPAISMLTQILNAIPQIFTAALILIGAYILGRFVADLVTNILTGLGFNNIFRWLGLDTRPVNTGRPVTPPLDPNIPPDYQQQTVIQDTTPASTTRTPSEFVGIVVLVGIMLLATVAATNILNIVALTAIVTGLVIVAGRILAGLVVFAIGLYFANLAFSLITSSGSRQARILGQIARIAIIALVSAMALQQMGIASNIVNLAFGLLLGAIAVALALSFGLGGREVASQQIREWLAEFKERK; encoded by the coding sequence ATGCCATCAGCTGAGTTTTTGGCGCAAGCCAGGCCGGCTACCAACCAAGCTGGGGAAATTCTCCCAGGCGTCAACGTTAATACCCTTGGCCCTTCCCTGATCAATCTCGGCATCGCAGTCGCCATCTTGGTGATTGGCTGGCTCATCGCTACCATTGCCGCTGCCGTGACAGGGGGGCTGCTCAAGCGCACCAACATTGATAACCGGCTAGCCGGCTGGGTAACAGGTCGCCCGGATGGCCCAGATGGGCCACAGGTGGAAAAGTGGATTTCCACTGCGGTGTTTTGGGTCATCATGATATTTGTCTTGGTGGCCTTTTTCAACCAGCTGGATCTGCCGGCTGTTTCCGAACCGCTGAACACGTTCCTCACTCAGGTCACCGGCTTCTTACCGAAGTTAGTCGGAGCTTTGATTTTACTGGCCATCGCTTGGGTTGTTGCCACCATCTCAAAAATGGTGATAACGCGAGGGTTGCGAGCTTTTGGTTTGGATGAGCGGTTGAACCGGCAAGTGGGCAGTACACCCGGAAGTAACCAACTGATGCTGAGCGACACCCTCGGCAATGCCCTCTATTGGTTCATCTTTTTACTCTTTCTCTCCCCAATCTTAGATACCTTGGGATTGCAGCAGGCACTCGCACCCGTGCAAAACCTGCTCAATCAAATCCTCTCAGCACTCCCCAGGATTATAGAGGCGATCATCATTGCCGCAGCCGGCTGGTTACTGGCTCAGGTGGTGCGTCGAATTGTCACAAATCTGTTAGCCGCCACCGGCACAGATCGGCTGGGAGCACGCTTTGGTGTTAGTCAAACCACGGGCGGCCAATCGCTTTCTTGGATTATTGGCACCATCGTCTATGTCTTAATCCTGATCCCAACTGCGATCGCCGCCCTCAACGCCTTGGGGATTGAGGCCATCTCCAGGCCGGCGATCTCGATGCTAACCCAGATTCTCAACGCCATCCCCCAAATTTTCACAGCGGCGCTGATTCTGATTGGTGCTTACATCTTGGGGCGTTTTGTGGCAGATTTAGTCACCAACATCCTCACAGGTTTAGGCTTCAACAACATCTTCCGCTGGCTGGGTTTGGATACCCGACCCGTTAATACTGGCCGGCCTGTCACGCCGCCACTTGATCCAAATATTCCGCCAGACTACCAACAACAAACCGTCATTCAGGACACCACCCCCGCCTCTACCACGCGGACACCTTCTGAATTTGTCGGCATTGTCGTACTCGTTGGCATCATGCTTTTGGCAACAGTTGCCGCCACCAATATCTTAAATATTGTAGCGCTGACAGCCATTGTCACCGGCCTTGTCATCGTTGCTGGCCGCATTCTGGCTGGGTTGGTGGTGTTTGCCATCGGTTTGTACTTTGCAAACCTTGCCTTCTCACTGATTACCAGTTCAGGTTCTCGTCAAGCGCGGATACTTGGCCAAATCGCTCGCATTGCCATCATCGCCTTGGTGTCTGCAATGGCACTGCAACAAATGGGCATCGCCAGCAACATTGTCAATTTGGCATTTGGATTGCTTCTGGGTGCAATTGCCGTCGCCCTCGCCCTTTCCTTTGGCTTAGGCGGTCGCGAGGTCGCATCTCAGCAAATTCGGGAATGGCTGGCTGAGTTTAAGGAAAGGAAGTAA
- a CDS encoding ATP-grasp domain-containing protein, whose translation MNSTSDFQYFQGNSFSDLFAQDITDARYAFLLNYPATASWAAYPNRQKYFIQDGSSEATKTTFDKICQKEPWKNLAVLGDAIPGIIITDPPNSLLDYWREHFGFSYSNIMKRIDCATYLDELSVSDDFDKLISLFPFDNLKPEKHAVHPDSHYHLLSKATLAELGVQCPKYSSYNLHEVNIEDIALPEQFPFLIKTSHGLSGEGTYIIKSPSELDYCLREVKKYLDIKLLDTIIVSEFVNNVVENYCVQFYVSKAGDITLIGTTGQLVTPEGSYLGGVIDYRHNDMSKFYDMIAAIGRYANQQGYFGVIGFDVLEDKDGQMYVIDANFRVNGSTPLCLQRHTLQKLAKQVAKYSSDYRMDGTLDSILATLKPELERKDFIILSALDKVKYGKIHTDIYGIVAGETLEEVQHIEKNLKEKGLQGLS comes from the coding sequence ATGAACTCAACATCCGACTTTCAATATTTTCAGGGTAATTCTTTTTCCGATCTGTTTGCTCAAGACATCACGGATGCGCGTTATGCGTTCCTGCTAAATTATCCTGCGACTGCAAGCTGGGCGGCTTACCCCAACCGGCAAAAATATTTTATTCAAGACGGTAGTAGTGAAGCCACTAAAACCACCTTCGACAAGATTTGCCAGAAGGAACCTTGGAAAAATCTGGCTGTGTTAGGTGATGCCATTCCAGGGATTATTATCACCGATCCGCCAAATTCGCTGCTTGACTACTGGCGCGAGCATTTTGGCTTCAGCTATTCCAATATTATGAAGAGAATAGACTGCGCGACGTATCTTGATGAGCTTAGTGTGAGTGATGACTTTGACAAACTCATCAGTTTATTTCCCTTCGATAATCTCAAACCTGAAAAACACGCCGTCCATCCAGACAGCCACTACCATTTGCTCAGCAAAGCAACCCTAGCCGAATTGGGGGTGCAATGCCCGAAATATTCAAGCTACAACCTGCATGAAGTCAATATCGAAGACATTGCGTTACCAGAGCAATTCCCCTTCTTAATTAAGACTTCTCACGGACTATCAGGGGAAGGCACTTATATTATTAAAAGTCCCAGCGAATTGGACTACTGTTTGCGGGAAGTGAAGAAATATCTCGATATTAAGTTGCTCGATACGATTATTGTCTCGGAATTCGTCAACAATGTCGTGGAAAACTACTGCGTGCAGTTCTACGTCAGTAAGGCGGGAGATATTACCCTCATTGGCACGACGGGTCAACTTGTTACCCCAGAAGGTAGCTATTTAGGGGGAGTAATTGACTACCGGCACAATGATATGAGCAAATTTTATGACATGATTGCCGCCATTGGTCGGTATGCAAATCAACAGGGATATTTTGGCGTTATTGGCTTCGATGTACTCGAAGATAAAGACGGACAGATGTATGTGATCGATGCCAATTTTCGAGTCAATGGTTCAACTCCCCTCTGCTTGCAACGCCATACACTGCAAAAGCTAGCAAAGCAGGTGGCGAAATATTCCAGCGACTACCGCATGGATGGAACATTAGACTCGATTCTAGCCACCTTGAAACCTGAACTAGAGCGCAAAGACTTTATTATTTTGTCCGCTTTAGATAAGGTCAAATACGGAAAAATCCACACCGATATTTACGGAATTGTTGCTGGAGAAACGCTGGAGGAAGTGCAGCATATTGAGAAGAATTTAAAAGAGAAAGGGTTACAAGGACTGAGCTAA
- a CDS encoding J domain-containing protein, whose product MNIADCYRLLGLTSKASQADVKASFRRLARLYHPDVNTGDRYAHEKFIRLHEAYKLLLEVAKPEPEPLRQPQTTPAAKKEPVVTVRRQPAATRVTPKEPKFQENCQLSDFERQMKENSYIQLQYLLKSQRFPRAIALVEGLAQRLPYDSEVRQWQAIAYQRWGRHLIGEKQLDKARIYLKKALRTDPHNRSLWSEVERDFRRLEKIF is encoded by the coding sequence ATGAACATTGCAGACTGCTACCGACTGTTGGGGTTGACTTCAAAAGCAAGTCAAGCGGATGTGAAGGCGTCTTTCCGGCGTCTGGCGCGGCTTTATCACCCGGATGTGAACACCGGCGACCGATATGCCCATGAGAAATTTATTCGGCTGCATGAGGCGTATAAGTTGCTGTTAGAGGTTGCCAAGCCAGAACCCGAACCGTTGAGGCAGCCGCAAACCACGCCGGCAGCTAAAAAAGAGCCGGTGGTAACAGTGCGCCGGCAGCCGGCGGCAACGCGAGTAACTCCCAAAGAACCGAAGTTTCAAGAAAACTGCCAACTATCAGACTTTGAGCGGCAGATGAAGGAAAATTCGTACATACAGTTGCAGTATTTACTTAAATCGCAACGCTTTCCCCGTGCGATCGCACTCGTTGAAGGGTTAGCGCAACGTCTTCCCTACGATTCAGAAGTGCGGCAGTGGCAGGCGATCGCTTATCAGCGCTGGGGCCGGCACTTGATTGGGGAGAAACAGCTCGATAAGGCAAGAATTTATCTGAAAAAAGCCCTCCGTACCGACCCCCACAATCGTTCTTTGTGGTCGGAAGTGGAACGAGATTTTCGCCGGCTGGAGAAGATTTTTTGA
- a CDS encoding SRPBCC family protein, with the protein MSSRQVFEQSIQINASATVVERCITDNVFMHRWLNPALRCEPIGEWSTDVGAQSRFVIQIPFVQPALNSVVLEREPGLIVWGFEGFFSGCDRWECQPAAKGTQLLNRFEFEIPNPLIRFGFNRFAATWTRQDMQAQLRRLKRVAEEVSQGLRA; encoded by the coding sequence ATGTCATCTCGTCAAGTTTTCGAGCAATCAATCCAGATTAACGCTAGTGCAACCGTGGTTGAGCGCTGTATCACGGATAACGTTTTCATGCACCGTTGGCTGAATCCGGCTCTGCGGTGTGAGCCGATCGGTGAGTGGAGTACCGATGTTGGTGCTCAAAGTCGATTTGTGATCCAAATTCCCTTCGTGCAGCCGGCATTAAATAGTGTAGTGCTGGAGCGGGAGCCGGGGCTGATTGTCTGGGGGTTTGAAGGATTTTTCTCAGGCTGCGATCGCTGGGAATGTCAACCGGCAGCTAAAGGGACGCAACTGCTCAACCGATTTGAATTTGAAATTCCCAATCCTTTGATTCGGTTTGGCTTCAATCGTTTTGCTGCAACTTGGACGCGCCAAGATATGCAGGCGCAACTGCGCCGGCTCAAACGCGTGGCGGAGGAAGTCTCCCAAGGCTTGCGAGCTTAA
- a CDS encoding DoxX family protein — MKRYKKVFQIILALGMVVIGAWHFTSPEPFEKIVPAFLPYHLALVYISGFLEILGGVGLLIPQVSRSAAWLLAVLFIAVFPANLYQAINNIEVPALPHDPPLIWLRLPFQALLVAWAWWFTRE; from the coding sequence ATGAAGCGGTACAAAAAAGTTTTCCAAATCATACTTGCCCTAGGGATGGTAGTCATCGGTGCATGGCATTTTACTAGCCCAGAACCATTTGAGAAAATTGTGCCGGCCTTTCTTCCCTATCATCTGGCACTGGTTTACATCAGCGGATTTCTGGAAATTTTGGGTGGAGTCGGATTATTAATTCCTCAAGTTAGTCGTAGCGCTGCTTGGCTTCTCGCTGTACTTTTTATTGCTGTTTTTCCAGCCAATCTTTATCAGGCGATCAATAACATTGAAGTTCCAGCGCTGCCGCACGATCCGCCACTGATTTGGTTGCGACTTCCGTTTCAGGCGCTTTTAGTCGCTTGGGCTTGGTGGTTCACCAGAGAATAA
- a CDS encoding chemotaxis protein CheB has translation MIKQARPAILSDFPEADFSLIAIATSQGGLKAISEILSVLPADFPAAITLVQHLSADYPSYMAEILARRTALRVKPAEDGERLRPGTVYTPIPNKHLLIKADRTICLSDEPKMNFVRPAATKMFASVAASFKTRAIAVVLTGKLSDGALGVVAIKKQGGLVIAQDEASCEYFSMPEAAIATGKVDLILPLSAIAGTLLELVIANKVL, from the coding sequence GTGATCAAGCAGGCGCGACCGGCAATCTTATCTGATTTCCCCGAAGCCGATTTCTCTTTAATCGCGATCGCCACTTCTCAGGGGGGGCTAAAAGCAATTAGCGAGATTTTATCTGTCTTACCGGCAGACTTTCCTGCAGCGATTACCTTAGTGCAGCATCTAAGTGCCGACTACCCCAGCTATATGGCTGAAATCCTCGCTAGGCGCACGGCTTTGCGGGTTAAGCCGGCAGAAGACGGGGAACGCCTACGCCCAGGAACCGTTTACACTCCTATCCCCAACAAGCACCTGCTGATTAAGGCAGACAGAACAATATGTTTGTCAGATGAGCCAAAGATGAATTTTGTGCGCCCTGCAGCCACTAAAATGTTTGCCTCAGTCGCAGCCAGTTTTAAAACACGAGCAATCGCAGTTGTGCTGACTGGCAAACTAAGTGATGGGGCTTTAGGGGTGGTTGCCATCAAAAAGCAGGGTGGCTTAGTCATCGCTCAAGATGAAGCTAGCTGCGAGTATTTCAGTATGCCAGAGGCTGCTATTGCCACAGGAAAAGTAGATTTAATTCTTCCCTTAAGTGCAATCGCCGGCACGTTGCTGGAGCTAGTAATTGCCAACAAAGTTCTATAG
- the hflX gene encoding GTPase HflX, translated as METIYGHIQGLKSSHIKQLERLYEHREPSDRAITAEFAQRLAAISTEIHHPVCAYISRRGQVFRVAVGTPSQTRIPPQQLPRHSAERLSGIRCIATQIKSAAPDTAALTAMARQRLDALVVLNLTKEGVERPGKGATGYVKEAFLAHPIPGTETPWIVSEPLSLDDLSEQDFGELIDEWESEFSQSGYGAFQFEEAGSDEDKVLLVGLMTDDISPQRFQDGLEELTRLVESAKGTVLDTIQQKRSRPHPQTVVGEGKIEEIALQAHKLGANLIVFDRDISASQVRNLEAQIHIPVVDRTEVILDIFAQRAQSQAGKLQVELAQLEYMLPRLRGRGQQMSRLGAGIGTRGPGETKLETERRVIQRRIAQLQQEVNQLQAHRARLRQQRQQQEIPTIAVVGYTNAGKSTLLNVLTHAEVYTADQLFATLDPTTRKLVIADPETQERQSVLLTDTVGFIHELPPPLMDAFRATLEEVTEADALLHVVDLSHPAWTSHIHSVDEVLGEMPALPGKALIAFNKIDQVDSETLAQAQQAYPEAVFISATQRLGLETLRQRMIQLIDEAASAPVLAEM; from the coding sequence ATGGAAACTATTTACGGACATATTCAAGGATTAAAATCCAGCCATATCAAGCAACTAGAGCGATTATATGAACATCGGGAACCCAGCGATCGCGCGATTACGGCTGAGTTTGCCCAGCGCCTCGCAGCAATTAGTACAGAAATTCATCACCCGGTATGTGCCTATATTAGCCGGCGCGGACAGGTGTTTCGAGTCGCAGTGGGAACACCCAGCCAAACTCGAATTCCCCCCCAACAATTGCCCCGGCATAGCGCTGAACGCTTGAGTGGAATCCGTTGCATTGCCACTCAAATCAAATCAGCGGCACCAGACACAGCCGCACTAACAGCAATGGCACGGCAGCGCTTAGACGCTTTAGTCGTCTTAAATTTAACAAAAGAAGGAGTTGAACGACCGGGAAAAGGAGCCACCGGCTATGTTAAAGAAGCTTTCTTGGCTCACCCGATTCCCGGTACTGAAACACCCTGGATCGTTTCTGAGCCTCTGAGTTTAGATGACCTCAGCGAACAAGACTTTGGCGAATTAATAGATGAATGGGAAAGTGAGTTTTCTCAATCAGGTTACGGCGCATTTCAGTTTGAGGAAGCCGGCAGCGACGAAGATAAAGTCCTGCTGGTGGGATTAATGACCGATGATATCTCTCCCCAACGCTTTCAAGATGGATTGGAAGAACTCACCCGCTTAGTTGAAAGTGCGAAGGGAACCGTACTCGACACAATACAGCAGAAGCGATCGCGCCCCCATCCTCAAACCGTTGTGGGGGAGGGAAAAATAGAAGAAATTGCTCTGCAAGCGCATAAGTTGGGAGCGAATCTCATCGTCTTTGACCGAGATATCTCTGCCTCTCAAGTCCGTAACCTGGAAGCCCAGATTCACATCCCAGTCGTAGATCGCACGGAAGTTATTTTAGATATTTTCGCTCAACGTGCTCAATCCCAGGCCGGCAAATTGCAAGTGGAACTGGCGCAACTGGAATATATGCTGCCTCGGCTGAGAGGACGGGGTCAGCAGATGTCTCGGTTAGGTGCCGGCATCGGGACGCGAGGGCCGGGTGAAACGAAATTAGAGACGGAACGGCGAGTCATTCAACGGCGAATTGCCCAACTTCAACAGGAAGTTAATCAATTACAGGCGCATCGTGCGCGTTTGCGGCAGCAGCGACAGCAGCAAGAAATTCCCACAATCGCAGTCGTTGGCTATACCAATGCCGGTAAATCAACGCTGCTGAATGTGTTAACTCATGCTGAGGTTTACACAGCGGATCAGCTATTTGCCACCTTAGATCCCACCACGCGAAAGCTGGTGATTGCAGACCCAGAAACCCAGGAACGACAATCAGTTCTGCTAACAGATACTGTAGGGTTTATCCACGAACTTCCGCCTCCGCTAATGGATGCTTTTCGAGCCACTTTAGAGGAAGTTACAGAGGCTGATGCGTTGCTTCATGTCGTCGATCTTTCCCATCCAGCTTGGACAAGTCATATCCATTCAGTAGACGAAGTGTTAGGAGAAATGCCGGCGCTTCCGGGTAAAGCTTTGATTGCGTTTAACAAGATCGATCAAGTCGATAGTGAAACTCTAGCGCAAGCTCAACAAGCCTATCCCGAAGCCGTGTTTATTTCAGCGACTCAACGCTTAGGTTTAGAGACTCTGCGGCAGCGAATGATCCAGCTAATTGATGAAGCTGCTTCAGCGCCGGTACTTGCAGAAATGTAG